A stretch of Arachis hypogaea cultivar Tifrunner chromosome 15, arahy.Tifrunner.gnm2.J5K5, whole genome shotgun sequence DNA encodes these proteins:
- the LOC112747650 gene encoding protein GET1-like — MGDEASHEHRDQGSLAAPFVFLVVASVQFSYFCLDYLKKKGSVNDKQNQLRAEIKGLLKEAKLLSQPATFAQAAKLKRLAATKEKELAKFQNMHHRDYALYTKLMLVTKYVTYALLLFWFWHVPVASISMQLVQPFGRLLSWNTSRVQENHATIGIISWLVVSARFCRFVRKAYS; from the exons ATGGGAGACGAAGCAAGCCACGAACATCGTGATCAGGGTTCATTAGCAGCTCCTTTCGTTTTCTTGGTTGTTGCTTCTGTGCAGTTTTCATACTTTTGTCTTGATTACTTGAAGAAG AAGGGATCTGTTAATGATAAGCAAAATCAGCTTCGTGCGGAAATAAAAGGCCTTTTGAAAGAGGCAAAATTATTGTCACA GCCAGCAACCTTTGCACAAGCTGCAAAACTTAAAAGATTGGCAGCTACCAAGGAGAAGGAACTTGCAAAAT TTCAAAATATGCATCACAGGGATTATGCTTTGTATACAAAACTGATGCTTGTCACAAAG TATGTAACATATGCACTGCTGCTCTTTTGGTTCTGGCATGTTCCTGTGGCTAGCATTTCTATGCAACTTGTGCAACCATTTG GAAGACTTTTATCTTGGAACACTTCAAGAGTTCAAGAAAACCATGCTACG ATTGGGATAATATCATGGTTAGTAGTATCTGCCAGGTTTTGCAGATTTGTCCGTAAAGCTTATAGCTAA
- the LOC112747651 gene encoding rab escort protein 1-like: MAVSEASAYPPIEPTNFDLIIVGTGLPESILAAAASAVKKTVLHLDPNSFYGSHFATLSLIDLTSHLNSHSVPAPPLPPSAAGSGDSDYAVVDLVHDPLYSDIEVEWHGSEDETSKIREDSRKFNIDLGGPRALFCADSCIDLLLKSGAAQYLEFKGVDASLVYEPNGSGLANVPDSRGAIFRDKNLSLKEKNQLMRFFKLVQQHLAGGGDQSESGGDIQKISQEDLESPFVSFLDKMRLPPKIKSILLYAIAMLDYDQDNNEVCKDLLKTKDGIDRLAQYSSSVGRFPNAPGALLYPIYGEGELPQAFCRRAAVKGCIYVLRMPVTSLLIDKVTGCYKGVRLVSGQDLYSHQLIMDPSFVIPSPLSPSLGDFPREKIQLLSQRDLKGMVARGICITRSSIKPDLLNCSVVYPPRSLYPEQVTSVRALQIGSNLAVCPAGTFILYFSTVCNDADEGKKLLKAAMNALLTPPVSVTSESNPIVQSDNEDVKPIVLWNAFYIQKVFTGKFDSMTSAPTPDGNLNYADILDATEKLFGQMYPDQAFFPKTESPEDTMDENGVIMES; this comes from the exons ATGGCCGTATCCGAAGCCTCAGCCTACCCTCCCATCGAGCCAACAAACTTCGATCTCATCATCGTTGGCACTGGCCTGCCGGAATCCATTCTCGCCGCCGCCGCATCCGCCGTCAAGAAGACTGTACTCCACCTCGACCCGAATTCCTTCTACGGAAGCCACTTCGCCACCCTCTCCCTAATTGATCTCACTTCTCATCTCAACTCCCATTCCGTCCCcgcaccaccactaccaccatctgCCGCCGGATCCGGTGATTCCGATTACGCCGTCGTGGACCTCGTCCACGATCCACTCTACTCCGATATTGAGGTCGAATGGCATGGTTCCGAGGACGAAACCTCGAAGATTCGAGAAGATTCCAGAAAATTCAACATCGATTTGGGAGGACCTAGGGCGCTGTTCTGCGCCGATAGTTGCATCGATCTGTTGCTGAAATCCGGAGCGGCACAGTATCTCGAATTCAAGGGCGTGGATGCGAGCCTCGTGTACGAGCCTAATGGCAGCGGTTTGGCGAACGTGCCGGATTCTCGCGGAGCGATTTTCAGGGACAAGAATCTTTCGCTGAAGGAGAAGAACCAGCTGATGAGGTTCTTCAAGCTCGTGCAGCAGCACCTTGCTGGTGGTGGCGATCAAAGTGAAAGTGGCGGCGACATTCAGAAGATTTCGCAGGAAGATCTGGAGAGTCCATTCGTTAGTTTCCTGGATAAGATGCGGTTGCCGCCAAAGATAAAATC AATTCTTTTGTATGCTATCGCCATGTTAGATTATGACCAAGACAATAATGAGGTTTGCAAAGATTTGCTCAAGACAAAGGATGGTATTGATCGTTTAGCTCAATACAGCTCATCTGTTGGAAG GTTTCCTAATGCACCAGGGGCTTTGCTTTATCCTATTTACGGTGAAGGAGAACTACCACAAGCTTTCTGTCGCCGTGCTGCTGTCAAAGGTTGCATTTAT GTTCTCAGGATGCCAGTTACTTCTCTGCTTATTGATAAG GTTACTGGGTGTTATAAAGGTGTCAGACTAGTTTCAGGTCAAGATTTATATAGCCATCAGCTAATCATGGATCCGTCATTTGTGATTCCATCACCACTGTCCCCATCTCTAGGCGATTTTCCCAGAGAGAAGATCCAATTATTGAGTcagagagatttgaaaggaatGGTGGCCAGGGGGATATGCATCACAAGGAGTTCCATAAAGCCTGATTTATTAAATTGCTCAGTGGTGTATCCCCCTAGAT CTTTGTATCCTGAACAAGTGACGTCGGTCAGAGCTCTTCAAATAGGATCAAACCTTGCTGTTTGTCCCGCGGGCAC CTTTATTTTATACTTCTCCACTGTGTGCAATGATGCTGATGAAGGAAAGAAGTTATTAAAAGCAGCCATGAATGCTCTTCTTACACCGCCTGTGTCTGTAACCTCTGAAAGTAATCCAATTGTTCAAAGTGATAATGAAGATGTAAAACCCATTGTGCTCTGGAATGCATTTTATATCCAGAAAGTATTCACG GGTAAATTTGACTCTATGACCTCCGCTCCAACACCAGATGGAAATCTAAACTACGCTGACATTTTAGATGCGACTGAGAAG CTATTCGGTCAAATGTACCCAGATCAAGCATTCTTTCCAAAGACAGAATCACCTGAAGATACTATGGATGAGAATGGAGTGATTATGGAAAGCTAA